A part of Drosophila ananassae strain 14024-0371.13 chromosome 2R, ASM1763931v2, whole genome shotgun sequence genomic DNA contains:
- the LOC6506146 gene encoding small integral membrane protein 8 — translation MAEGKEQKPGDGIRSMRSTGAFRLINFELYAKPNKIIMAIGLTAVTGVFGYIAYMRYKYESLGYYVAVQENGREQFIKKKSNWEK, via the exons ATGGCAGAAGGCAAGGAGCAGAAGCCGGGAGATGGCATCCGCTCCATGCGTAGCACAGGGGCCTTCCGATTGATTAATTTTGAACTGTATGCGAAACCG AACAAAATCATCATGGCTATAGGACTGACGGCTGTCACCGGAGTTTTTGGATACATCGCCTATATGCGGTACAAGTACGAGAGCTTGGGATATTATGTAGCCGTCCAGGAAAATGGTCGCGAGCAGTTCATAAAGAAAAAGTCGAATTGGGAGAAGTAG